The Neoarius graeffei isolate fNeoGra1 chromosome 23, fNeoGra1.pri, whole genome shotgun sequence genome segment tctctctctctctctctctctctctgtctgtgcatccgtccgactttttttttaattaaaatcggGAGGGATGAGCGCACGGGTCGCTGTCCTTCTTCCCCGGGACCTTTTGTCTTATTTTGTGACCAGATGGCGGTGAGCCACGGAAGCTTCTTTGTGTCGCGGATCCTCGGAGGAGAAGAAGAGGAGGTTgatggagggagggaaggagggagggagggcggGGGTGATGTGGATGGAGGGATGGGGTGTATTGAAGGCCAAAAAAAGCACCTCTATAATGTAATGGGACCGGAAGGGTCCATACTGTGTGTGAAAGGGGGCAGCCGGGGTCATTTCTACATGCTGAAAAAAACGCAGCTCATCCGCAACCTGCCCCTAAATACCCCCGCCCCTGCCCCTTCTTCTTCTTATACTAATACCCCCCTACTCTTCTCTCCATGCTTCCTCACCCCTGCTCCCCTTTTTCAGTGGGAGGACGGGGAGAAACTTCCTGCTTTGATCAGCCGAGGgtggaggagagagagcgctgtttACCCTGCACTTGGCTGCTGTTGACAACCGCCCCTCCCTGCCGCTTACCCCCCGGGCAGTGCTCCATTCTCTTCTCCTGCCCCCTTCCCTTGCGCCCTTCCGGAGGGAGGCCCCAGGGGCGGGATCAGCACTGCACCTTGACCTGTCTAGACGCCActgcctctttttctttttttttttttctttttgttttgttttgttctccTAACTTTTTTGGGACCCAGGTTAAAAGTCAGCGTGGTCGCACCGTGGATGCGTTTCTCTGCTCTGTTCAATACGAACGGAAGGAAAAGGTCATCAGTGTGACCCTCGTGCCCTTCTATTATTACTtaggggtttttgttttgtttttgtgtttgcAGTAAAGACTGTAAGTGTTGTGGTTCGTAGGTTCCTCTGGCTCGCTCTGAGACTCACCTGTCCGAGCTGTTGGACGGAGTTTGTAATAACATGAGCGAGTACGCGCTGTACGAGGACCCCGAGACTAAACAACAGAGCTACAGGAGATTCGCACCGAGGAGCAGCGACAGTGGGAACTTTCCAGATTTCAAAAATTTTAAATTCTCCGGACCTGAAGGTTCAGAATCGTTAAAGTTTGCTGTAAGTAGTTATTCACTTTTTTCCCCTTCAACTGTTTTAATTTCTAAATcctaaacagtttttttttttttttttaatctatactCGTGCTTTTTagccattttatttttatataattaGAGTTGCTAAATCATTTGGACACACTTTCCTTCTCAGATAAATAAATTGGTGACTTCACTAAATTCATCTCTCTAATAAAACATTAAGCAAGTTTtactttttcagtagttttactgcagAGATAAATTTGTGCACAGATttggattttatttattatttctgtGCAGATTAAACACTTCTGTTAAAAACTGCTCGAGTTTACACCAATTTATGTCCTTGCAGGAGGATAATTTCACAAGTTGATGAGTATTTTTAGTTTCGGAGCTGCAAGATTAGAAATATCAtgaagtgagaaagagagagagacagagagagagggattgGCTAATTTTGTGGGGGGAATAAAGTAAAAGAAcacgttgtttgttttttgcagtgAAGTCAGGGTTGATTTTTacgttaaatgacgtcacgcgtaaGGAATTCTAGATGACGTGTTTCAGATGTAAACGTCTCTGACTGACTGCAGTGAATTTCTCTTCCTAATGAACcaccaataaaataaaatctctaACGCTCTCTCTGTTCTGCGTTCAGTTTAAACCTGcgtatggatttttttttgcactgttccAAATTTTACGCGAGTGAAAACGATTGCTCTggaaaatgtgtgtagttttaGTCAAATGAATCTTCACATCCTCTCGAGTTGCTCTTCGAGGTTTTTGTCATAAATCCTTTTCAATAAACGGATCTTTTCACCTCACGAGCTTTCCAAGATGGCAGCCGCGCATACGTTCCAGCGTTAAAGATGGCCGCCTGCTCGTCCTCACACGCTGTTAGGAATATCAGTGTGCatgtttttttaaattctgtgTTTTGCTGTGGAGTGAAATCagatgtgtgtttcagtgtgaaaCCATCGTGGAGGAGCTGGAGGACGACATCATCACTCTGTTCGCACGGGAAGACGAGCACGTGGCCCAGAAGTTGTGTAGCGAAgtgtcaggtacacacacacacacacacacacacacacacacacacacacagcgctaaCACCTTGAACACAGATTAGatctggttgttgttgttgttgcactCGGGCTGCACCATGTTTATTTTTAGAGTATGACATCATAATATTtattcatgttttaggtcatcaggatgatgatgattttttttttaactttaagaTGCTCTTTTATTTTAAAGACTTTCAAATTAACTTTATTGTACAACACTGTTCAtgtttgtgattttatttatttatttatttattgatagtTTTTGCATACAGCTGTAAATTACATTTAAACCGTGAAAGTTTTTCAACTTTTAAAATTTAGTACAAAGAAATTAAAAAGACCATAAATGCGCTTTTCAACAAAGAAAAATTTTACTAATAAAATTTTTACATTTGTTTAAACACCGTTATTAAaagaacagatttttaaaaaagtccaggaaaaaaaaaaaacgcacaccAGTGGAAGTGGAAGTTTCCGGAAGTTTACTATTTTCATATTGTTTATGCTGAATGTTATGATTTTATTTGTTTCCATGAACGTGACCCAATCATTACTACGACTTCTTAAAACTCGATTACATATTTTAGTTTTGGTTTAATATCTTTTAAAATTCTCACAGAATTCTTCCATCATAAAATAAATCAGGCCGATGCCTTTATCGCGCCTCGACACGTGTTCTGATTGTTGATTACATCATCGTTTGAGTGCAGGAAAAAAATGAAAGGCCAATAATATGATGTTTCATTTTCGTTTCCGCCAAACCGCAGCCGTGATCACGTGGAGTCACTGCAGAAGTACGTCACATCGTGATCACGTTAAAGCGGCTCTGCAAATCCACATCGATGTTAAAGCCAAGAGTTTAACCTCAGACTGTGGTTTTCATCGTTCTAGAGTCGTTATTCTACTCCCTTCTGCTCATCTGAGTAATTATCATCATCTCTACAAACACGCAGGAGGCACAATGAGGACGAGTCGGAATTAAAATCGAAACGTTATAATCACAAAAATCAGCAAATTAAGAAACTGTTCATGTTTCTGGTGTATTTATGAAAATATTGTACAAATACTCTCCCTTATAGAACCTTATACTGTAGAATGTGTTCGTTTACAGACCAAACATTCATTTAGCGTTCTATTCCCGTACCGGGTTCCTGTAGACGTGATGAGAATAAAGTGAGATAAAATGGCgttgaggacaaaaaaaaaaaacctttgtcgTTTCTGTTAAACTGACCGCTTTGTGTCATTTAATTTCCTGCAAGTCCCTGCACTCGTGacgtgttttatttctttaataaAACTGATATGATTTCATTGATTCTGAAATGTTCCGTCTTGTACATGAGGATAAATGAAGGACGTTTGTGTTTTTAATCCGAGCTGAAGGAGCCACTTCAGGTTCTTTTACCTTTCTGTCTCACTGAACATCCAAAACCAAactaaaaaaactttttttttcacccaGGATGGACGTCACGTTATTTTTCCACACAATAAACTCTGCTTTGCTGGTTGTAACGGAGACACGTGATCTAAACGAGTCACGTGACCGTTCGTTTATGCGTCATTGTGGGATTTTCTTCATTGCCGCAACGTTTATTTCAGAAGGTGATGTTTCACTGTTCTGAAGTTTAATGAgtggaaaaataataataaagtcataattagtcatatatatatatatatatatatatgattgttGCGTCCAGACAAATGCAACAAATCTGCGTCGCATCATAATTAATATTCGTCCTGCATCCGCTTGAGGATTTTGTCCATCTTCAGCGTGGAGGTGGGCGGAGTCCAGGTGACGAGGTCAGAATTACCGCGAGTGCTGGGTGTGTGACGAGCTCACGTCTTTACCGTGGTGGAAATATGACTTCATGACCCGATACACACCCTGCTCTCTCAGTATCGTGGGGTCTGTGATGGCGGAACTCCAGCGTCGTGTTTTAAACGCGTCTCTAAAACCCAAAACCATTTAAAAAATGTTAAAACATGATTTACTGAAACAGAACCCGccgattttaaacatctgcttgcgTTTCAGTTTGTTACTCTGAGAGCTGATCAAACTTATACAATTCTATACAAAATACTTTTGCGTAAAATCTATAAAACATCGTCTGTTTATCGATTACTGATTATATTTCTGATGTAATGATAATGAGGtcgcgtgtttttgttttttggcgtCTGAAAATAAATTCTGTAACAAGAAACGTCTGACAGAATACGTTTATTCATTTTTGtgggttattttttattttattttattcccccccccagTTGACGAACTGCTTCAGTCTCGAGACTCGGGTTTTATTTTAAAGGTTTAAAGCAGATAGACGTGTTTGGTGCTGATAAGAAAAAATTATTAGTAATATTTACAATTATTCTGTTTGTCGGAATGTGAACTACTGTTAGCTTTCAGTCTGTTAATGAAACTGCGCTCACTGTTAGTGTAACATGAACTCGCATCCATATTATTTTTTCCACTTTTAACTAAAACTGaagaatgacacacacacacacacacacacacacacacacacacacacacacacacacacacattagcttgttttgttttgtccCAGGATGTGAGGATGTAAGTAAACAATTTACAATGCACGCACAACTATtgaatggtttttttttgtttggttggttggttggttgggttttttttataggaagtgatgtcatttatataaaatattattcatCCTAAAACATTAGTTTAATAATAGAAACAGTGCTGAGGGAGAAATTCCCAAATATTACTTCATGAATATCACGTCTTCATGTTGCTGCTCACACTCGGTGTGTAAACTCAATAGAAGCATCGACAACAAATCTGAATAAATATATTAAAGTGAAATAAATTAACAGAATGTTTGGTCGTTTTCATTGAAATGACAAATCTGTTAGTGTATTAGTTTTAAAAGTTAAAGTTTTGTAaaaatgtccacacacacacacacacacacacacacacgtctctctcctCAGTCCAAAGCTCTTGCACCGTGTCTCGATTGCATTCCATGTAacactttgttgttgttgttgtttactcaGGTCACTGTAAAAGCGCCGTGTTCCAGCACACTGAGCTGTGATTTAACGCTGACGGAATACCGGAATACCTCGGAGAACCGCACCGATGGACCAGATCTGAAAATAAACCAACAAAGACCAGTGTAAAGTGTTTTATATGGATCTATGACACTgaataatactactactactactaataataataataataataataataatgttttgataaagaataaaagtgttttaaacaAAGCCTGACtggttattctttctttctttcgaaaCGCTGTAGTTAGTCGTGTGCAGTTACACAACATGCTGCAGTCCACAGTGCAGTGATGTCGTCATCATCGTCATGGTCACGTGAAGATCTGGTCAGCGCAAGTGTCGCAGTGCAGCACCTCGTTCTGAGAGAAAACACCATCGTTATTTGATGAATTTTCatcgtttttatttattttaataaagtCTGTAAACAAAAATGAAAGCATGGAGGTCTAAAAACACGGAGAATTTTTCAAATATACTTCGGTGATTGCTTACGACGAAACGAGCATGAAATACCAACACAGGACGACTTCTGCTGCAGTTAACCCTCCAACGTTCAGCATTTGAGCAGCTGAAGAACCTTTATTTATCCAACAAACCCTTAAAGAACTCTTCAGGAACCCTATTTTTGACAGGTTCTAGATACTAAGAAGAAAATAATCAGCAATCATTTCAAGTTTGTTCCACACACTTACCCAAAGAACTCGTACACTCAGAAGAGTGGGTTCttcaaggtttttttgtttttttttaaatatatgaaagTTCTTGGCTTCCCACAGGGAATGTAATATTTTGAGAGTTTCtgtgtttaatttttttgttgttcttATTTTGTATCATTAAACAAGGAAAAACAATtttcaaatcctttaaactaaggAGTTACACTTGAAGTAACCGGGTTCTTTAAGGGGTTCTTTGGATTGTTAAAGGTTCTATGTGTGTTCCTACCtcctgcccagtgttcctgggattgaCCCCACGTCCTTGCTGCCACCTTGACCAGACCAAGTGCTTACTAAAGATCAGTGAATGACTGACTGAATATTTTGTGGTTCTACATAAAACCCAAGGGTTATGGGTTCTCTCAGAGGGACAACTGATGAACCTCTAAAGGTTCTAATAGTTTACTAATGAGATTTTAAGTGAGATCAGACCGCTGTGTTGTGGGGGTTTTGGTGTGTCTTATGGGTAGGTctctctcagtgaaggaggcgtggcttgtgtacctgtctcggtgaaggaggcgtggcctatgtgtcagtctcagtaaaggatgTGTGGGGGAAACGGAGACATTTCCACTAACACGAACGTGGTTCTGGTTCAGAGTTGGTTTAACTTGTGAACCTTCTAAGAACCGGTTTGCTTTTCCACGGGCTGGAGAGCCACTATAGAGCCACGTCGTTATGTCCCTGTATACATCGCCGCTTCCCCAGCAGCTCCTCTGTTAGCACTGCTCACCCACCACACGAGCACCAAGCACCACAACAATGGTGGACTACATCTCCTCCTCTTTTTCTTCACACGAGTCAAATTAGATGCTACACCAGCTCTGGTTTTTCAACGGCAGTCACCAAGTTTTAGTCGGTCTTGTTGGTTACGATAATCCCACCCCTAGCCCCTGATGTAAGCAGTTCCTGGTTCTAGACCATCAAAGACTTGGTGTCGCTCTAGAACCAGTTTTCCTGGCCGTGAGCCGGTTCTTTAGCTGTTGAAACCCAAAGAACTGGTTTGAGGTTAGGAACCGGTCCTCAAGCTGCCTTAGTGGAAAAGAGGTATGTGTCAATCTCACATCTCacaaggcgtggcctctatcagtgtcactgaaggaggtgtggcctctgtggatTTTAAACACTGTCATGATCACAATCCCAGTTCTAATCACCGTACTAACCTGAGAACTGAATAATCAGTaattgtattatatatatatcaccATTTTAAAGAAATGAAGTGGTGAATGTTAATTAGCTTCATATcgcactgctgctgctgctgttgaatcctggactctgattggtcagaaggtgttgattaattctctagaacagcagctgtgacagtagtgcaggtttatttaTAATTAATGCTCTCCTTCTAATATTGTatggtttctatggtaacagttcAGGGACGTGTCCAGCGAGACACTCCACTGATGATAAACAGGGTTAAAAACGTGTGTAATTGTTtacatggtgaagttttctgtaacgtCTCcagttggaaggagtctccagtgtcagcgctgtgtgtCAGtcggaggtgaagctggaactttacgCTTTTCTGATATCTTCAGGACTGGAGtttacagtttctcagtaacacgagaaacagattttgagagaataaagagagacgagtgaaggaacgactgttttATAGCTGCGATAAAGTAAGTGAGAGCAGGAAGTAACTTTCacaacatgggggggggggaatgtaaaTTGTTGGGAAATTGCTGTGGAATAAAACACTACCTCTGGGGTACTAACAGTAACTCTGGGTACTCGCACCATCCTCTCACTCAGTATtctaccatcacacacacacttttttatttattacacATTGGGctttagaatacatgtttttcttCTTCACTGTTGGAATGATGAAGCTCTGTAGCTCTCGTGTAAATCTCCATCCTGGCTGATTGGTGTTTGTGCTGAAGTTCACTGATTCCTCAGGATGTGTCTCTTCATGGTGGACAGTCGAACACCTCAGTTGCATCTTTCCTTATCCATGATTCATCTGAAAGAATGAACGGCCAAATGGGGCCAAATTTTACAAGCACTTTCACACAAATGCTGCAACAAAGAATGTAATTAAGCCTCTAAGCCTCTCTTTCCTCTCCCTTCTTTTCTTTTTAGGCTTCAGGAAGCGGCTCGGTTTGCGTTTCTAAATGTTGCAGCCTAAGAAAGTGGCTTTGCTCTTTTGTGCTCAGCAGCTGACTTAAAGCCTAAATCCGCGAGAGATCAGGGGTTACCGAGGAGCTGCTGAGAGCCACAGGCCGGGCGAGGCCTCATTTCCTATGCACGCTTGTTGAATGAGTGGAGGAAGCGCTCAGGGATTGTTttgcgttgttgttgttgttgtttttccataAAGGCCACTCTGTTCTCGCTACACGCCCCATGTGATTTATGAAAATTTTGCACAAGTTGGTGCAGGACGGCCTGAACGTCTCAGCTCACAAATATAAGCTGTACTGAGTGCTAAGTTCAGCATTAACTTGTATTCTAACAAGATTAAAATATATTTGTCCTGGAGATTAGCGTGCTTAAGTCCTCCTTTTAACTTTGCCAGTGCACTTTGATGTGCGTGGTGCGGTGAGGGTTCAGCCATCGGCGAGCCGGGTGTGAAATTAGCCTGATGTCGTCTCCATTCTTCACCTTTGCCTCTGCTCACTGCCTTAATTATATTTTCGTCACTGAGCTCTCGGGCTCTTCATTGCATATTCAGATCTGACCAGGAAGCTGCCCACAAACGATAGATAAATGGCTTAGTGGGGGAGGGGTCACCGGGCTGCCCCTTTTGTACAGGGGCCAAATGGGGGACGTCAATACTTTTCTGATATGTATTTTCTTTCGGAGCGTGGCTGGCCTTTGGCTCGGCTGTTTGTCGGAGTTCAGCTCGGGGCGTGCGTGTGGATCTGAGGAGACGCCTGGAGTTTGGAAGGTATGCCACTCTGAGAGACGGGTTTCTAAAGTCACAATGGGACTGTCAGGACCGGTTGGTGTGAAGTTTAGAGATTTGTGCGTTTAGATATTTTTGGAGTCAGGTTTTCAGAGCTGTTTCTCTTTCATGTTGGGAATCCGAATCAAATGTGGAAGCACTTTCTTAAAGTTTATTGTGGTGCACGAGTtaatgattaaaaaaagaaaaacaggaaaTCGCACCATGACACAATATCTAAAGACACTGCTAATGACACAGTACAACAAAACCTAAATCTGCTTAAAGGTCTCAAACATCAGCTTTTGTCTGAACCCAGTTTGGCTGAAGGTGAAAAGGTCGAAACACAAAACTCTGCAGAAAAGTAAAAGGGGGTGGGGGCCACCTGCGAGCCGTGAGGGAAGGAGCTTTGACCTTCAGCCTCTCTTTACGCTTTCAGGAGAAGCTCGGAGTCGTTGTCCATTTCCACGTTGGCGAATAGAAATGCAGATGAGCTCCTTCTGCATTGAAGAAGGCAGGTCAATGCTGTGTGCGCTCTCTCTGAGCTGCTTCTCTCTGCCCTTTTTGTATCGACTTCTGTTCAGTTATGCAACTTTTTTCCCTCTTTTTCACGTGGCCTGTTTTTGGTGTAAGTGTGTTGATCCTCATACATGATCTCAACATGCTCCAGGTCTGCAGCCTTCCTGCTGAAGTTTCTACCAGTACATGACCATGACTCCTATATGACAATGCTTTgagtcattttttttatttccataatttttctttctttcttaattttgTTGTATCTgtttttgaactttttttttttaagttttaaaaaGAAACATGATTTGTGGTGGATCTGTTAGAAGTTCCTCAGCAAACTCTGCTGAGGAACTTCTAACAGATCTTCCAtgaacttttttctttttaaaacttaAATTTATTATAGAAATGGTCCTGCATCTCTGGAACACATGACCACAGCTCTTAAGACACCGTTTAGGAGCCGTTCATTAGTTCATCTTCTCTCATGACTGCTTCAGTTGGTTGGTTGCATCCTTTACTTATTTCTTTTTAGAACATGACGatactaaacttttttttttgaagttctTCAGATTGTCTTACCAGCAGAACTTCCTAAAGTTCCTCCATAACCTGTGAAGGTTCTTCAAGTATAAATATGAAGAATTTTTATAAGAATCCACACAGGTTTGAGTAAACTCATCTGTAATCCTTTTACTGAAGTCTTGTAGAGATAAAACTTTGTGTAACTTCATACACACTTGATGTTCGTGTGCACTTTAGACTCAGAACACGATAAATAAAAGCTCACAGTTTGgtttgttaaaggaacagtccaccgtacttccataatgaaatatgctcttatctgaattgagacgagctgctccgtacctgtccgagctttgcgcgacctcccagtcagtcagacgcagtcagacgcgctgtcactcctgttagcaatgtagctaggctcagtatggccaatggtattttttggggctgtagttagatgcgaccaaactcttccgcgtttttcctgtttacataggtttatatgaccagtgacatgaaacaagttcagttacacaaattgaaacgtggcgattttctatgctatggaaagtgcgcactataatgacaggcgtactaacaccttctgcgcgcttcgacagcgcattgatatctgagctccgtatcaatgcgctgccgaagcgtgcagaaggtgttagtacgcctgtcattatagtgcgcactttccatagcatagaaaatcgctacgtttcaatttgtgtaactgaacttgtttcatgtcactggtcatataaacctatgtaaacaggaaaaacgcggaagagtttggtcgcatctaactacagcccaaaaaaataccattggccatgctgagcctagctacattgctaacaggagtgacagcgcgtctgactgactgggaggtcgcgcaaagctcggagaggtatggagcagctcgtctcaattcagataagagcatatttcattatggaagtacggtggactgttcctttaaggtccaGACTGCTGATTGTCTGCTCCTGAAGTTATAAATGGTGTAAAACTTTTCCATGTTGTTTGGACAGGTGAAGATTTCAGGAAGTAAGAAGTTCAGAACTCCAGTTACTTTTAGTTTCTCACCTTTAGCCTGATTACATTTTAGATttgacttgctttatttcttaattatcgTGTTGtacgttttagtaaccttatatcgtgactcgtattggcaactaattgcaattaaatattatacttatcggcctattcggtttttagtcatgttgaatgtagttcgtttggtccacggcaggcgtcacttatccgtgcgatcttcacgagacttgtgcgagacttcaaaacgtgaagtgtcagtcaggtgtcagtgccgccattttgaaaactgttttccaaacgaagtattgcacaaaaacgagtttaaatgacgattactgcctacttttttccaactttcctgattgctatcagaacaaacaaaacttccggcttgattacatcagcattcgaaagagggcgcgtgcatcttttgacaacattggcagatgttggtgactttgatttccactgtacgttttacttccgtcctacgatgtctcgcacaggtctcaacgaatctcgtttacggccattgctttgacatatggactgatatattacagagcagatttcaaacactcagaacttgctatagcagcgacaaaatagcgatcaaaaatgtatttaataaaatgagagaaatagaattttgataataaaaaaaaaattgccttcagttctcctttaaggtttATAATCATTTGTCATGTGGCTGTTTGGTGTCGGGTTTATAAACACTGACTGAGTTTATAATAAAAGCACCAGGTTTGTTCGACTACTTTAATAAAGTTTAAGGGAAATAAAGTTGATGGCTCATTCCTAATGGAGTCCAATTCAAGTTGGtttaaataaataagaaaatagAGTCCATACTGTTTTTATAAACTGACCCGACACAGCAACCTGTCACTGATCTGAACTCCAGCagctgattagattagattagattagattagattagattagattagattagattttaaACTGCTGAAGTTGCAATTAACCAAACCACACCCCCTTCTTAACATCAACCAATCAAAACTTGTCATATGAGTCAGGCTTGCATGAGCTctagtaacaaacaaacaaactgaaaatACATGAATATTACAAAACATTTTTGAAGATGTGATATAAATAATAATGACTGTCATGTATTATTGTGTTTATCttgtttaaactgtttttttaaaGTTAGGAAGTTGCATCTCGCTGAGTCGTGTCGTAATAATAACTGTCACTCAGTTTATAAACACTGACTAAAGGTAATAAAAGATTATAAAAGGTTCATTAGATTATAGAGTAATTGATTTTTATGTTTAAATTATTGATGAGTTTGGGATcaatta includes the following:
- the cnpy1 gene encoding protein canopy-1 — its product is MVPWISFAFALMAVVSKTAAGKRDEVLYCSACMAIAEELNYSISQTDPKKTIHIGGFRLNPDGSLADKKVPLARSETHLSELLDGVCNNMSEYALYEDPETKQQSYRRFAPRSSDSGNFPDFKNFKFSGPEGSESLKFACETIVEELEDDIITLFAREDEHVAQKLCSEVSGHCKSAVFQHTEL